From the genome of Solanum pennellii chromosome 6, SPENNV200:
TTGTTTACTTCTCTGGtttcttatttgttttgaattttcaatttttggcCACTTTTGGGcttaaaatcatgtaaaaaaattttaaaaaatttatataaatcccataattttaatataaaattataatttatccataataagtttctaattacatcaaattctcaaaaattaaagaaatcataTCCAATAATTAAAGATTGGATACATTAGTAtatagctcggatacattaataaGTAGGTCGGATACTTTAAATATTATCTGGGATACACTAATATGTAGCTCAGACACATTAAAAACTAGTacggatacataatatgtagcccaaatacattaaatactatctcagatacattaatatgcagcccaaatacatttaaaaaataagaaattttggaGATATTTAATAGTAATAGGGGATAATggaaataagtaaaataaaaggtGTGTATTTCTGTAATTTGTCCCTAATCGCTCAAGTTACAGCGACACACTAAAAGAAGTAATGATAAGCCGCTCGAAACTTTAATGACTTATTAAAATAgattaaatatataaactattgtctgaccatccgttaaaaattaaaatacgtAGCTCAAAaccaatgatttttttgttttgattaattGAGAAAATAAGTGACcctttatgtattttaattagcAAAATGAACCCTTTTTGACTTCGTACTCGAGAACAAATAACTCATGATTTTGCTGCTCTAAATGGCCCCTTTAAGAAGAATCTCAAAGAATGGCCACTTTAAAGAAGATTTTGTCTGCACAGTGTTTTGTGTTCTGATGAATGACCATGTATCTCTCTTTTTACTTTGGAGTCTGGAACTTAAATAAgccataaaaaatatataagtgatcaaaataagccactattttagtaagtaactaaaataagcttagtggaagaaaaagtcACTTTATCCAATTTTCTAAACGTTTTTCATAAGTGTCATAACgtgtatttttaatatataacgaaactttttcttacactttataatgtaaatttttcttacactttataaagtgaaactttttcttccactatATAAAGTGTATAAAAAACCTTACACCTTATAAAGTGTAAATTTTTCTAACACTTTATAAAGTAGAACTTTTTCTTCTACTATTTATAGTGTAAGTttggaactttttcttacacACTTtataagagaaatatttttcacGTTTTGAAAAAGCTTTTTCAGTGTTGTCATacaattatattgatttgacatatcataaaaacggaaaaaaaaatactacactatgcatttttattttttcattctgAAAAATCTTTCAATCTCTATTTAAGGACGTTTAAACATAGCTGATAGCACCTACAACATAAAACttctatatttgttcatttcaatctcaaaaaaaaatatcttacgcacctaaagttaaagtttcaatttattgGGATGGCGAAATTATACATGATGGAAATACCGTTTATTATAATTGTCCTCTCAAACACAATGGTAAATATCCAATTAATGTttcatatcataaatttatttcatcaatttataaaagaatgggTATAAACAGTACtgattataatttgattatattcgaaaaatatcctatttcatttttatcacaagGACAAGTAAATTTTGGAGAGCGAATTATCTATAATGACGAATCGTTGACCGACTTTTTGAGGGTTCCAAATGACTACATAGATCAAATCAAGttaacaatacttgaaatctaTGTTAGGAAAGAGCCTAAGATTAGTCAACAACGTTCTCCTTTATCAGTCGATGTCCATCCTCAATTAGAAAATCGTAATAGCGTTGATGGATTTCCGATAACTCAATCTTCTAATTTTCCTAACATGActcattatcaaaatattcttacCGACCGATATGATTTTGACTTGAACGAAATCAATGAAAGTGACCGGCAATGCTCAATAATTATAACCATTCGTGcaatttcaattttgaaaagGTATCTATCGAGTATCGAATTAATATATGAAACTTTTGATGAGATAATCCTTAGACAAACAAGCCTATATATATGGCGTTAATCATCCTATTAGAATGATTTGATATTAGAAAATTTGTTGTCAATTTTTTTAGGATCTAGACACATTTTATGTACGTAAAAATAATACTCTactgttatttattttttgtactttgATGGGATCTAAATGGTATTTTGTACACATTGCACATGGTAAAGTAAAAAATGTCGacaaaaacaaatgaatttGAGTGTTCATCTAGCATTAAAAAACATGAGATGAAAAGGTCTAATTCagtcaaaatattatttttgcagTACCAATCCAATCCAATAgtgtaatttcttttatttctttcgaattaaagattttttttctaacttaaTATAGTAATTGAATGCATAGAATTAAAGActtctttttctactttttttccTAACAGGTTGATTATATATGTAGTGAAAAAGAGTAGAATTGAatgagaaaaaggaaaatatatagtgtaattCCTTTTGAGTAATTGAAAGTGATTAAAATAGAACTTTATAACATTTCAGAAAACGAATGGGACAAAAACACAGTTACTTACACAACAGACTCAATTGACCAATCCGAACCATTAGACAAAATGATACAAGATGAGAAAATGAAATGCactcaaagtaaaaaaaaaaaagttagatgTAAAGAAATATctattaatataatttgtagGGTCGGATTGTTATGTTGTCGGGTTATGCTACTCCgaaattttgatttgtttagTGTGGGGCCGCTCGGTTGTCGGATTGGACCATCAAATGTTAATCTTCAAAGTGAAAAAACCCTTTGGAAGCCATGAATGTGAAAGGGAGAAGGAGAATGTGAAAAGGTAAAGTAATTTCTTacaaagtggaagaaaaagttcttacactttataaagtgtaagaaaaaatttcgttatgtattaaaaatacaCGTTATGACACTAACggaaaatatttagaaaattgaataaagtgaaactttttctttcactaaacttattttagttacttgtTAAAATGATGGCttattttgttacttttgtATTGCTTATTTAAGTTTCAGACTCTTCAGTTTGCCTTTTATCCAACACATTATTCTGCCTATTATGTTGTTTGTAATTACAAGGTTCTTAGTTGCGTGGACTCTTCATTTTTGGTATTGTATTCTTGTCAAATTCTCTAAAAATGTACTACTTTTGACAAATCTAATACACATCTATTAACATTTTCGAATAGTCTAAGTAAAATACTAAAATGACACcatattctttcaattttcattttaaagggGTGATCTTTGAGTCAACTTGCGCTCAATTCAACTTcaccttttattattattcccTGCCAAATATTAGTGATATTGGATCATAGCATATTTCTCTTGATAAGAATATCTCAACCcaataaaatatgtatcattAGCACTAAGGGCTACAATTATTTGTTTGGACTTTCATCAAtgattttttagaaatttcattaTACAATTAAAAAGATTGATCTTGTCGAGAAATCGATATCTTACTCCATTTCTTTGAGAGAAGCATAGCCTGACAAAGGATTCAGTCCAATTTAAAACTACGCGGTTGAATTATTGAGCTTATAGTTCCACGCTAGAGTATTTGTTAATAGTTTCTTTTCGTGTACTCCATGACATGTACTtgtgtaagttcttaattacttctctaataaaaaacaatttatgtGCAGAAGAGTGGAGTTTTCAATCACATAAAAAAAGTCatgtatttgaaataaaataaaataaaaaagatcacGTCttgtaattaaaattttgttggtGAAACTTCACCAACTCTTACTCGTGGTTTTAGTTGCTATCAGAAGACTTCTATCTGTATTGGCCGTTGATTAGGACATAAATTTTAGACTTAAAATACCGTAAGgaataatgattttttatactattataactttattttgtataaGAATATTGTGTGGtagaaataatcaaaaaattttattggtttattattaattattattgatttagCGATTTTTGATaatacttttgatttttttttatcggTATTGGTTCTTAATGATTAGAGATTTTTTTTAACACTTTAAATGATAACtcaatagtaaattaaataattatatatatatatatacacatacttcattttgtATGTTAAATTCTTGACTTAAAATTcagtttcatatttttatttttggccgTCTCGAATTCTTGATGATTCGACAATGTAAACGTGTTTCTTTTTTAGCAAAATGCAATTTATGAACTCATTATCATGGTTCATTTGGTTTGTCACCTCGATTCTaagtgatttttaaatattttttgtgtcaAATCTTAACAGTTAAACCGTCAATCGAACCAATAACGATACAATACACTAGTAACCGATAAGTTAATATCTAAATggttatataataatttaatatgtcTATAAATCGATAACCAATAAGCTAAATcgataaatattaaaattgaactGAACCAATCGATATGCTGCGAAAATCTACCCCCAGACCCTCACTCACCTCTTGGAGTAATCTTTTTTCTCtcaatctttatttatttttgagtatTTGATAAgtaaggaaaaatattttactataaaaataCTCAAATATAAACTAGAAAATGAGGTAAGAGGGTGGAATGTGCTCAAGTAGCTATCGGATTAAAATTTTCTCTGTGattcaacataaaaagaaataaaataatcttttattagGAAAATCATTCTGCTAATTTtaacttcttcatatttttttgataattatctttttaaaatatattttgaatccttcctaccaaatacacccttacaatattttcaaaattaaaaattgttttttttttcagataaaggcaattaaaaaaagaagaagatatttcTCATATTTGTCACAATCAGAGTCGAATGTCCCATTTGAACAGGAAACAGAGAAATGCTTATTCTTAAGATCAccaccataaccaacccttctCTTCTCCTTCCCTTCATCAAAATTCtcccaatttctcaaaaaatgaaTTCTCCAAGGATGAATAGTTGGCTCAATAAATTTGGTTTCGGTGCGAGAACTGAATCTTCCATAGATTCATCTTCTTCTGAAATTCCTCAAGGACCCGATCACGATGTACCCGACCCGGGACAACAGTTTGCTCAATTTGGGGCAGGTTGCTTTTGGGGCGTTGAACTGGCGTATCAAAGAGTGACTGGGGTTACAAAGACTGAAGCTGGGTATTCACAGGGTTTTGTGCATAATCCCAGATATGAAGATGTGTGTTCTGGTACTAGTAATCATTCTGAGGTTGTTAGAGTTCAGTATGATCCTGATGAATGTAGCTATGAATCATTGCTTGATGTTTTCTGGGCTCGTCATGATCCTACTACCCTCAATCGCCAGGTAGGTTTTCaaattttgtcttttctttttatagtaattaggaaaattttgatgaattacCTATTActtttttgatgaattgatgtggTTACTAAGGTCTTTTACTTTGATTGATTTATAGAGTTTGAAGGTTAGCAGTGAAGTTGATGAATTGAGTGTGAGTTATGCTTTTAGTTTTTGTAGTTTTAATCTGTGAGTTTTTCTTACAGTTACAGTCTGTCTTCACCTTTTGCCTAGAGTGACTGCTTTAAAGTCAATTAGTGTTACAGGAGTGATCCAAAAACACATTTCTGAGATTGGATCCTGCTTGCTGGTTTCAGAATATGGACTCCTGTGGTCAGTTTCTGATTCTTCTTTTCTAAGAAGAAGTAACGACGGCTAGGCCAGGCAGGTCAAGCATCTTGCTTTTCAACCTGAAAGATTCCTTAGAGAGAGGGCTATAGTTTTATCTCTTAGATCTCGGTATTGATTTAATAGGCAAACATTTCTATCTAACACTTCCCTAGTATAAATCTTATGTCAAGCCTTTTTTTGATACTAATAAAGCTATTTGTCGAACATTAACCTTCTATCACATCATGTAAGTTGTATGGAAAATTCTTGGGGAAACTTTTTCCCAGCAAGTGTTTTAGTTTAATATTAATCAGGTGTAAAGAAATTGTGTTTGACtagttgtaaatttttaaaGACATAATTTATGACAATTTTTAAAGACTTTTTGAGTGTTCTGTGAGATGAATAAAAAAGTTTTCATTGGTAAAAAAACCATCAAACCTCTTTCCAAAATATAAGGATTTTTATTTGAGAACATCCTCAAACAACTTCTTCAGAAATAGCCTTTGAGGAAGTTCTTAAAAGACTGGAAAAACAAGTTCTTGCaagatttcaaaaaatgttCCATAAACAAAGGCCACCTAATAATCCAAAGGCACTGTTTTGGTGATAATATAGTGAAGGTCAGGTCTCCATTTATTGGTAACAACCTCATACTGTACATTCTTCAGAAATTGTTGCCATGAAGATCCTGGCTGTAAAGTTTCTAATTAAACTTGATGTACCCAATTTGCTTTTTACGAAATAAAGTAATTTCATGTAAATGTCATCAAAATTTTCTGGTTGCTTGCTTCCGCCTTATgttgattttaaaatatgagtCTTGCTTGTTTGCTTCTGCTGTTATAGATTTATGGTTATGCATGTAGTTTGTGTGTTCCAATCAGGAGGGACAGTAGCGAAGTAAGCCAGAGTTGTAATTATGTGGGACCAAAAGGCTTGCCAACATTGTTGCATGTTATTTAAGTGGTTGTGGTCTTGTGGAGATACTCTCACGATGTggataaatattataaatgcTAAATATGAGtggaaaattgaagaaaaaaaggattACAGCCACATGGATGAGGTTTATGGAAACATATCAGGGATTTCTGGCCAAAATTTAAGAGTTAATTATCTATACAAGTTGGTGATGAGCAAAAATAAAAGGATGGATACATGGATTGGACCCCTCTCAAAAGATATATATACAGGTCTATAAACTCTCTGTATATTCAGATGCATCAGATAGATACAACTGGAACATTGTATAGTGAGATACTTTCAGGACTGTGAGGTGAAAGTTTGATGCAACTGTTCTGCAGACTGGCTTAGAGGAAACATTGGTAACTACACCAGTGAACTCAGGTTTTTAGACTAATAGATGGCCATGGAATACATAGTAGAATCTAAAGGTACCTTAAGTGTGACTTCTTTGGTAGAATAGCTTAAATGAAGCATGCATTACATTAGATAACCTAGCAAAAAGAGGTTCCCTATATGTACTTATGGTAGTCATGCGAAGTAGAAGCAGAATCTGTAATTCACCTCTTTCTCCATAGTCCTGTTGCTGTTGCTGGGCAGTTATATTCCTATTTTTAGACCTTTTTAAGACCAAGCAGGGATTACCTGAAAAACATGGAGCAAGTACTTGTGGGCTTGTGGCTAGAAAGGGAAGAGAACCCAGAAGAAATTTGCAGAATCTTCCTCTATGTATTAGTTGGGTGTAATGGAGAGAATTGTCAAAAACTGACAACTAGAATATACTTATCTATAtcatttgtctttttttttttgggtcccAGTATGATAGACTTTATCACCTTCCTCATAGCTATATGGAGAAGCTTTTGCTCACTTCTAAATAGTCTTGCAACTCCGCATCCTCATGGTGTGAATCTTAAAAGTTTGCAACTCCGCATACTCAAGACAGTAAAAATACTTTGTAAAACTCTGATTAACTtaagattttattaattatcattggTTGTTTCTTATTACTTAATCattaataataagaaattatgTGTCAAGTATATTTAGTTTGTGGACTTACCCTCTTAGGTCCCATAATAGAGATTAATACTAGCAACATTGTTGGGAATTTTCCTTACTTCATCTAAAAGAAAACAACATTATTGGAACCTTCCTTCTAGCATCTTTGACCTTATTGCTAAAACATGCAGCATTTCTCTATTGACTATTCCCCTCACCCCAATATCTTACAGGTGCTAGTATTCCTGCATTTTTAGTTGCATATTATTTGAATTCCCGtgcacatttatttattttaacccCATATTATTGCATGCTTCTGCTCCTAATAGCCAGGCAAAGAAAATCTTCATAGTTGTTCGAGGCAGATATAGACATACTTTCTGCTCTCAGTTGCCAGGTCCAACTAGGGTAGAGAAATCCTTTTCTTGTGGAAAGAGACCTTTCGCATAATTGCATCCAAAGATAATGAACTTTTATGCATCCAAAGACCACAAACAAGCCCTGTCTCACCTCCTCTCTTGGTTCTCTCACTACAATTGAGTAGCTATTCCAGCCTCTCTTTACTCTTAAGTTTCGTCGTTTGAAATTTTGCTTATAATGACAAGCTTTACATTCTTCAGTAGAATTAGTTGTTTGACAGGTCGGTGTTTTATCCTTCTTATAATGCATTAACACGAAGCTTCTGTTATTTGTAGGGGAATGATGTGGGCACTCAGTACAGGTCTGGAATTTACTTCTACACACCTGAGCAAGAGAAGGCAGCACTTGAATCCCAGGACAAACAGCAAAAGATTTTGAACAGGAAGATTGTTACTGAGATTTTGCCCGCCAAGAAATTTTATCGAGCTGAGGAAGATCATCAGCAGTACCTTGCAAAGGGGGGTCGGTTTGGCTCAAAGCAGTCTGCTGGTAAAGGCTGCAATGATCCTATCCGTTGCTATGGTTAAAACCTTTCCATTTGCAGGACAAAAATAATGTTAGTTGTGTCTATTCTCCTAATGTATGGTTATAGTAGGCTTTAAATGTGCTTCTGCAGTGATGTATCTAGTCTACCCGCTAACACTTGTTCTGGAAAATCCAATGTTTGTAGCTTCACCATAgatttataatgtatatatgGTTGCAGATTTGTGCCGTATTTTGTtcgtatatgtatattgatgatgCTATGGCCATAAATTGGAATAGTGCCTGTCAATCAGTTGTGTCAAATTTGAGTTATGAAAGTCAATGTCGGGCCTAATTAATGTGTAGGAGTTATTAATGAAGTGATGTTGCTATTGATAATAAACATCCTGCCCCATCAAATTACTGTTCTCTGCACCAAGGGTGTGGTCTAGTGGACAATAAAGTTTGTTCAGAAGTGTGAGGTCTGATGTTGAAATCCTAGCACAGACAAACACACTAGGTTAAGGTTATCCCAGCCTGGTGGTATCGCATGGAATTAATACTGTTCTCTCTACTTTATCGCGTGGAATTAATACTGTTCTCTCTACTTTTATGAAAGTGAATTAGATCTGCAAATCTTTTAACTCTAGATCTGTTAAATCTAAGGATTTCTTTGCAGATTGAACTTAAAGATCTTCTGGGTTGAACATGTGATTCCTGGAATATAATTTCAGCATTACTACTTGTGATGCCTATTTATTGAAAAGCAAATACATCATTTATTGAAAAGCATATACATGTAGGATCCAAATgacaattatgaataaaacaTCATTAGAGTATTATATGAAACCAAGTGTAAGCTCCATAATAAATCATAGAAGTCGTCATCCATTGTCACACAAATATATCCGAGTTTTGGAGGGTACTTGATCCACCATTATTTACAGGGATAATAGGAGCTGCCTTGTGCATAGGATGTTCATGACTTGTGGTAGGAGTCTTTACAATAAAATTACCAAATCGATTTGTAATCGTTCCACCATTATTTTCAGGAGTAATAGGAGCTGCCTCCTGCATAGGATGTTCATGACTTGTGGTAGGAGTCTTAACAATATTACCAAATCGATTTGTAATCGTTTTGGAAGCCTCTTGATTAATGCCACTGTAGTCATAGGCTGTGGCTGTAACAACACAAAGGAAGAGCACAAAGATAGCTACTGTAGTTTCTTTACCCATGTTGGACGTTGGTTTTTgtttgtgaaataaaaaaatgttttataaatttgtgTTTGTAGTGGAAGTTTAGTGTGTGCACATTATATAGGAATCTGAATAGAAAGATAGTTCATTTTAGCATTGGACTTATGTGCCTTTTGCAATACAAAATCCATCCACTTTTAGACAAGATTTGATCCTTGAGCAACAATAAGCAATATTTTAGACAGGAAGAGTTCATTGTAGAATTGTTTGTAAATGTCTTCTCTACAGCAAGAGTCCAATCACTACTAGACAATCTTGAAATATACTTGATCCCCATTAGTTAACCTAACAAGGTAGAATAATTTCAGAATGTCAAATCCACTCTTGTGATAAGGGTTCAAAGGCATAACATGTATATAAATAAGTCTTGATAAGAGGCATCATTCAATTATATTCTCTCTGTAAATACCTGTGTCATGGAGCATCTTATGGgtacattatgcataaaatagAAGGGTATCAACTATATCAGATCTTGGTTGGCTTTTCATTCCTAGAAAGTCATCTCCTAACACCAATATAATCTCCTTCTACAAAGACCTATCCACGCGAAGCCGGCCTATCCATAGAAAGAAACATAcgtgaaaagaaaatgaaagaagaaattcaaattttcttttggaGTGTGAGAAAGGTAGATGACGAGTACAGAATCAAACAATTATTGGGTTCCCAACCGTGATAGCTGACATTTTTTATCCATTACCTTTGACATGTTGATAAAAATTGTCAAATTGATATAGTGAGACCCTGCTATGAGTGTTTAAAATGTATAAGGCTTacttgaggtgtctaagtgaaaaatCGTGTCGAACTTTAGAGGCTGCCGATTGATTCCGCCAAGATAAAATTAGAAGGCAATACCTTTAGGTCATCTAATTACAGTACATCGTGTAAAAATAGTGAattctttctatatatatacCTATACATAATATGTATATACCACATACAATCAAGTGTATATGTAGTGTATACTTTAACCATGTTTGGAAAACTAAATGGCTGGATGATATATATTGGTAACTTCTCTTAATATAACATGATAtatttcttcaagaaaataagcTAGGCAAATCAGCTAGATTGTGAATTTTTGAGTATAATCTTTGCACATAATCTAAGTAAATC
Proteins encoded in this window:
- the LOC107021271 gene encoding peptide methionine sulfoxide reductase A1-like; translated protein: MLILKITTITNPSLLLPFIKILPISQKMNSPRMNSWLNKFGFGARTESSIDSSSSEIPQGPDHDVPDPGQQFAQFGAGCFWGVELAYQRVTGVTKTEAGYSQGFVHNPRYEDVCSGTSNHSEVVRVQYDPDECSYESLLDVFWARHDPTTLNRQGNDVGTQYRSGIYFYTPEQEKAALESQDKQQKILNRKIVTEILPAKKFYRAEEDHQQYLAKGGRFGSKQSAGKGCNDPIRCYG